The bacterium DNA segment TTGGTGTTAATGTGATCAGCTTTTTTTCACCAGGTTTAGGGAATTTTAGTACTTTGTGTTCAGTGGTTTTAATCGATCCCCACTGTTCATTTTTTACCTGTGAATAGTTGATATTCCAAAAAACCTTGTCTCCAGCTGCATTTGCTGCTTTTTCTGGGGTGGCAATACTGGTACCACCTTTGCCGCCGCCTCCTTTACAGCTTGCTTTTTGTCCCATGCCTTGAACCTGATTACCCGCAATCATATTTGTACATACGTTACTATCTCTACCGGATGCGTCTATTAATACCGTTGAGCTACCAAAATAGGCTAACCCAAGTAGCATCATCTGTTTCATATTCTTCATTAATAACTCCTTTATTTTATATGGGATATAGTACTTTTTATTTTCAATATATTAAAAACATTTCATAATAGTCAATAAATGCAAATAAAACAATACTATTTATTTTTTAATATAAAATTAACTATAATGAAAATTAAAATAATAAATGTGTGTGGGAACGTCGATGAAACGTACTATATGTATAGGTTTGGTTGTTTTTTTAATACATGCGCATCTGTGTGTTGGCGTTCCTGTGTCTGATAAACTTGAGCAGAAATTAAGCCAAAAACTTCCTCTTACAAGTGATACAAAAGATGCACCCACCTACGGACTTCCAGAAATTCAGCGCTGTAAACCGTTACATGATGCTGCAAAGACAGGAAATCTTGCCCAGGTAAAACTATTAGTAACCCAAGGTGCAGATGTTAACCAGCTTGGCTGTTTTTGGAAAATGACTCCGGTACAGATGGCTCTATTTGATGAAAAAACACGAACTCCCATGGAACAGATAGCCCTTGGCATTGCTCAATGGAAAATTGAAAATAAAACAACAATTCTTGATAGTTTTGCACAGGTATCAATGGATTTTTCTGGGGACAAAGAAAAGGCATGTACTATTGTTGAATACTTATTGAAAAATGGTGCAGAAAAAACGATTAATAACAGGCAAGAGGCGTTTGAAAATACGGCTTTGCATATTGCAGCCTTGTTTGGGCATGAAAAGGTGGTCAAGCCTTTATGTTTGGCAGGAAT contains these protein-coding regions:
- a CDS encoding ankyrin repeat domain-containing protein, coding for MKRTICIGLVVFLIHAHLCVGVPVSDKLEQKLSQKLPLTSDTKDAPTYGLPEIQRCKPLHDAAKTGNLAQVKLLVTQGADVNQLGCFWKMTPVQMALFDEKTRTPMEQIALGIAQWKIENKTTILDSFAQVSMDFSGDKEKACTIVEYLLKNGAEKTINNRQEAFENTALHIAALFGHEKVVKPLCLAGIDKNSLNSNGYTPLYVACANKHCKTVKALAEAGVDLNKKMRNTEVKLEDDEQMMAIHMATLQKSIECVKALLDAGQSVDVQNAWGQTPLHYAAMQLDVAMINFLLSRGARKDIKDDCGKDQDGYELCGLTPRGRAAKKLLQENPEMTQDELLAHPIMKLLQYKKD